Proteins from one Sphingobium herbicidovorans genomic window:
- the rpoN gene encoding RNA polymerase factor sigma-54, with amino-acid sequence MSLAPRLDIRQSQSLVMTPQLQQAIKLLALSNLEIEAFVASELEKNPLLEPGVPLELAPPPDGVDAQVDRPALASETGGADDLIGQGLGESDAPLDVDYGAETFIDDGPGDRVGPSVGSGGPDMLSGSGEAFDFDSVANPEQGLQEHLMEQARGALDGIDLLIATQLVGQISEAGYLEANLLETAHGLGIPLAQAERVLGVIHGFDPTGVGARSLSECLMLQAKEADRYDPCMAKLLANLDLLARGALPQLRRICGVDEEDMADMIRELRGYDPKPGLRYSTERTPPVTPDLFVNPTADGWSIEINNATLPRLLINRSYYVELASGPQDRASKAWLADCLASANWLVKALDQRQRTIIKVATEIVRCQEEFFRKGVAHLKPLTLRMVAEAIGMHESTVSRVTSNKYLACPRGVYELKYFFTSGVAASGGEGSVSAEAVKSHIKALIASEAPDAILSDDTLVDLLRAKGMDIARRTVAKYREALGIGSSVQRRRQKALQGKAA; translated from the coding sequence TGGAGATTGAGGCGTTCGTCGCCAGCGAACTGGAAAAAAACCCTTTGCTGGAGCCCGGCGTGCCGCTGGAACTGGCCCCGCCGCCCGATGGCGTCGATGCGCAGGTCGATCGTCCCGCGCTGGCTTCCGAAACCGGCGGCGCCGACGACCTGATCGGTCAGGGACTGGGGGAATCCGACGCGCCACTGGACGTCGATTATGGCGCGGAAACCTTCATCGACGATGGCCCGGGCGACCGCGTCGGCCCGTCTGTCGGTTCTGGCGGCCCCGACATGCTGTCCGGCAGCGGCGAGGCGTTCGACTTCGACAGTGTCGCCAATCCTGAGCAGGGTTTGCAGGAACATCTGATGGAGCAGGCGCGCGGCGCGCTGGACGGCATCGACCTGCTCATCGCCACCCAGCTTGTCGGGCAGATCAGCGAAGCGGGCTATCTGGAGGCGAACCTCCTTGAAACGGCCCACGGCCTTGGCATCCCGCTGGCGCAGGCGGAGCGGGTGCTGGGCGTCATCCATGGCTTTGATCCCACTGGCGTAGGCGCCCGCTCGCTGTCCGAATGCCTGATGCTTCAGGCGAAGGAGGCCGACCGCTACGATCCCTGCATGGCCAAGCTGCTCGCGAATCTGGACCTCCTCGCGCGGGGGGCGCTGCCTCAGTTGCGCCGCATCTGCGGCGTGGATGAGGAAGATATGGCCGACATGATCCGCGAACTGCGCGGCTATGATCCAAAACCCGGCCTGCGCTATTCCACCGAGCGTACGCCGCCTGTCACGCCCGACCTGTTCGTCAATCCCACGGCGGATGGCTGGTCGATAGAGATAAACAACGCGACGCTGCCACGCCTGCTCATCAATCGCAGCTATTATGTCGAGCTTGCCTCCGGCCCGCAGGACCGCGCGTCAAAGGCATGGCTGGCCGACTGCCTCGCCAGCGCCAACTGGCTGGTAAAGGCGCTCGACCAGCGGCAAAGAACCATCATCAAGGTGGCGACCGAAATCGTCCGTTGCCAGGAAGAGTTTTTCCGCAAGGGCGTCGCACATCTGAAACCGCTGACGCTGCGCATGGTCGCCGAAGCGATCGGCATGCACGAATCCACCGTCAGCCGGGTGACGTCCAACAAATATCTCGCCTGTCCGCGCGGCGTTTACGAACTCAAATATTTCTTTACCAGCGGTGTCGCCGCATCCGGCGGCGAAGGATCGGTCTCGGCCGAGGCGGTCAAGAGTCACATCAAGGCGCTGATCGCCAGCGAAGCGCCTGACGCCATCCTGTCGGACGACACGCTGGTCGACCTCCTCCGCGCCAAGGGCATGGACATCGCCCGCCGCACCGTCGCCAAATATCGCGAGGCGCTGGGCATCGGCTCCTCCGTCCAGCGGCGGCGGCAAAAGGCGCTACAGGGCAAGGCTGCCTGA